A region from the Candidatus Magasanikbacteria bacterium genome encodes:
- the rsmI gene encoding 16S rRNA (cytidine(1402)-2'-O)-methyltransferase — MNKGKLYIVATPIGNLGDISQRALDILHEVDAIYCEDTRVTSKLLSYFNIQKTLQSYHQHSEDKKAHEILDQLNYGKDLALVTDAGTPGISDPGGKLVEFLSYENIEMIPIPGASAVVTALSACGFPAEKFLFLGFPPHKSKRKKFFTEVAENKYTTVFYESPYRIHKALKNLKEVLGEDRQICICRELTKKFETIYRGTIEEIIAQDIPARGEFVVVVRK, encoded by the coding sequence ATGAACAAAGGAAAATTATACATTGTGGCTACTCCAATTGGAAATTTGGGGGATATAAGCCAAAGAGCATTAGATATATTGCATGAAGTGGATGCAATTTATTGTGAAGATACGAGAGTGACTAGTAAACTCTTGAGTTATTTTAATATACAAAAAACACTGCAATCTTATCATCAACATAGCGAAGATAAAAAAGCACATGAGATTTTGGATCAGCTAAATTACGGAAAAGATTTGGCATTGGTGACAGACGCTGGAACTCCGGGGATTAGTGATCCTGGAGGTAAATTGGTTGAATTTTTGTCTTATGAAAATATAGAAATGATACCAATTCCAGGAGCTAGTGCGGTGGTTACAGCACTAAGTGCTTGTGGATTTCCAGCAGAAAAATTTTTATTTTTAGGTTTTCCACCACACAAATCTAAGCGTAAAAAGTTTTTTACAGAAGTTGCGGAAAACAAATATACAACAGTTTTTTATGAATCTCCTTATAGAATTCACAAAGCACTAAAAAATTTAAAGGAAGTTTTAGGCGAAGATAGGCAAATTTGTATTTGTCGTGAACTTACAAAAAAGTTTGAAACTATATATCGTGGTACAATAGAAGAAATTATTGCACAAGATATTCCTGCAAGAGGGGAATTTGTTGTAGTTGTTAGAAAATAG
- the metG gene encoding methionine--tRNA ligase, producing MKNFYISTSIPYVNGEPHIGHSLEFIQADVVARYNRLLGKDVFFVSGTDENSLKNVQSANKDGKDVKDFVDEYSQKFQDLVKDLDISVDDFIRTTEDRHFKGAQKLWETLNKDDIYKKKYKGLYCVGCEAFYNEDELEDGKCPEHKKEPEVIEEENYFFKLSKYADKIKELLNSKELQIIPENRKNEALSFIEKGLEDFSISRSIERAHGWGVPVPNDKSQIMYVWVDALSNYINALGFAEDSQKYKDFWIQEGQDREVLHTLGKGISRFHVLYWIGLLLSAKIPLPTQEFIHGYITINGEKISKSLGNVIAPKELVERYGADATRFYLLGAVSSFQDGDFSFDKCDEYYTAHLVNGIGNLTSRVLTMAEKYTKNLVPAVKYDVFDTENFWVDYKKAIENFDFQRAVKQINSLTAKVDGYISEQKPWEKAKAGEDVSGTVYQLLEVLRHLAVALLPIIPSTAKQILVQLDIEKEDLNFEQETAWGLLKPQSEIKKGKILFPRLERLAD from the coding sequence ATGAAAAATTTTTACATTAGTACATCTATTCCCTATGTAAATGGTGAACCACACATTGGCCATTCTTTGGAATTTATTCAGGCAGATGTGGTGGCGCGTTACAATCGTCTTTTGGGAAAAGATGTATTTTTTGTTTCTGGAACAGATGAAAATTCACTGAAAAATGTGCAATCAGCAAATAAAGATGGAAAAGATGTAAAAGATTTTGTAGATGAGTATTCACAGAAATTCCAAGATTTGGTAAAAGATTTGGATATTTCAGTGGATGATTTTATTCGTACCACAGAAGATAGGCATTTCAAAGGTGCACAAAAACTTTGGGAAACATTAAATAAGGATGATATTTATAAAAAGAAATATAAAGGACTTTATTGTGTTGGTTGTGAAGCTTTTTATAATGAAGATGAATTGGAAGATGGAAAATGTCCAGAACACAAAAAAGAACCAGAAGTTATTGAAGAGGAGAATTATTTTTTTAAACTTTCAAAATATGCAGATAAAATAAAAGAACTTTTGAATTCAAAAGAACTGCAAATTATTCCAGAAAATAGAAAAAATGAAGCACTGTCTTTCATAGAAAAAGGGTTAGAAGATTTTAGTATTTCTAGATCAATCGAGCGTGCACACGGTTGGGGAGTGCCAGTTCCAAATGACAAAAGTCAGATAATGTATGTTTGGGTAGATGCGCTTTCAAATTATATAAACGCACTTGGTTTTGCAGAAGATTCACAAAAATACAAAGATTTTTGGATTCAAGAAGGTCAGGATAGGGAAGTGCTGCATACTTTAGGAAAAGGAATTTCTAGATTTCATGTTTTGTACTGGATTGGTTTACTGCTTTCTGCAAAAATTCCACTTCCTACACAAGAATTTATACACGGATATATCACTATAAACGGTGAAAAAATAAGTAAATCACTTGGGAATGTAATTGCACCAAAAGAATTGGTGGAGAGGTATGGAGCGGACGCAACTCGTTTTTATCTTTTAGGTGCTGTTTCTAGTTTTCAAGATGGAGACTTTTCTTTTGATAAATGCGATGAGTATTACACAGCGCATTTGGTAAATGGAATTGGAAATTTAACCTCTCGTGTTTTGACAATGGCAGAAAAATACACCAAAAATTTAGTGCCAGCAGTAAAATACGATGTTTTTGATACAGAAAACTTTTGGGTAGATTACAAAAAAGCTATAGAAAATTTTGATTTTCAAAGAGCTGTAAAACAAATAAATAGTTTAACTGCAAAAGTAGATGGTTATATTTCCGAGCAAAAACCTTGGGAAAAGGCAAAAGCAGGCGAGGATGTTTCTGGGACTGTTTATCAACTTTTGGAAGTGTTGCGTCATTTGGCTGTGGCACTTTTACCAATAATTCCTAGTACAGCAAAGCAAATTTTGGTACAATTAGACATAGAAAAGGAAGATTTAAATTTTGAACAAGAAACTGCGTGGGGACTTCTAAAACCTCAAAGCGAAATTAAAAAAGGTAAAATTCTTTTTCCAAGATTAGAGAGGTTAGCAGACTAA
- a CDS encoding CvpA family protein — translation MEFHLIDVVFIVIISGFAFFGFWFGFVHTLGSLLGTIFGAFVASRYYEGFAGWLMSIMGWDENATRVLAFIILFFTLNRLFGLVFSILDKFLGVITKMPFVRSFNKFLGLLFGLLEGLLSIGLVIYFIERFPLADKLMENLAESVVAPYASKTAYVFLPLLPDALKILQSTVDYVANIFLK, via the coding sequence ATGGAATTCCATTTAATTGACGTAGTTTTTATAGTCATAATTTCTGGATTTGCGTTTTTTGGGTTTTGGTTTGGTTTTGTTCATACTTTAGGTTCACTTCTTGGAACTATTTTTGGTGCTTTTGTGGCGAGTAGATATTACGAAGGTTTTGCAGGTTGGCTAATGAGTATAATGGGGTGGGATGAGAATGCAACTAGAGTTCTGGCATTTATAATTCTATTTTTTACATTAAACAGACTTTTTGGTTTGGTATTTTCTATTTTAGATAAATTTTTAGGTGTAATTACAAAAATGCCTTTTGTTCGTTCGTTCAATAAATTCCTTGGATTATTGTTTGGACTTTTGGAAGGATTACTTAGTATTGGGTTGGTAATTTATTTTATAGAGCGTTTTCCATTGGCAGACAAACTTATGGAAAACTTAGCAGAATCTGTTGTTGCTCCATACGCCTCTAAAACAGCCTATGTATTTTTACCACTTTTGCCAGACGCTCTGAAAATACTTCAGTCTACAGTAGATTATGTTGCAAATATCTTCCTAAAATAA
- a CDS encoding YceI family protein, translating to MEEKSLTKFILVGVFAIAVVALGFWVVNYEKPEPELTQETAGPDISGVSIIDESDDIWWDEEYSINIENSELRWTGYKLAGSHTGTVGIKEGIILEKDGIFAGGWFKIGMNSILVDDIEDEESNKSLVDHLKNEEFFNTAEFPEATFTIDQVLKEKGVNMYSTIGKFTIKGVEREIGLFTHIVKEGDRYIIKSDFAIDRTLWGIRYGSNKFFDDLGDKLIDDTIEFELKMVLDKEDVQVNEEVVE from the coding sequence ATGGAAGAAAAAAGTTTAACAAAGTTTATATTGGTAGGAGTTTTTGCTATTGCTGTGGTAGCTCTTGGTTTTTGGGTTGTAAATTATGAAAAACCAGAGCCAGAGCTAACTCAAGAGACAGCTGGTCCAGATATTTCTGGAGTGAGCATTATAGATGAAAGTGATGATATTTGGTGGGATGAAGAATATTCTATAAATATTGAAAATTCAGAGTTGCGTTGGACTGGATATAAGCTAGCAGGTTCTCACACTGGAACTGTTGGAATAAAAGAAGGAATAATCTTAGAAAAAGATGGTATTTTTGCAGGAGGTTGGTTTAAGATAGGTATGAATAGTATTTTAGTAGATGACATAGAAGATGAGGAATCAAACAAAAGTTTGGTAGACCATTTGAAAAACGAAGAATTTTTTAATACAGCTGAATTTCCAGAAGCAACATTTACAATAGATCAGGTTTTAAAAGAAAAAGGTGTTAATATGTATAGTACAATTGGAAAATTTACAATAAAAGGTGTAGAGCGTGAAATTGGTTTGTTTACTCATATTGTAAAAGAAGGTGATAGGTATATTATAAAATCTGATTTCGCAATTGACAGAACACTTTGGGGAATTCGCTATGGTTCAAATAAATTTTTTGATGATTTGGGGGATAAGCTAATAGACGATACAATAGAATTTGAATTGAAAATGGTTTTGGATAAAGAAGATGTACAGGTAAATGAAGAGGTTGTAGAGTAG
- a CDS encoding TatD family hydrolase: MIIDSHSHIQFKTFVGDVENVIKRTLEKGVFINTVGTQSNTSKKAVEIAEKYDGVFATIGVHPTHVFSTDVEEEGSAFKSRAEDFDYEFYKDLAKSPKVIGIGETGMDGFHIPKNLDKKEVFAKQKEIFLSHYKLAQELDLPLVIHVRDAHEELLKVLSELPKPIRGVVHCFTSNWEDAQKYLDLGLHLGFTGIVTFSPKKTDPQTQLDLLEVVENCPLDRMLVETDAPFLAPQKYRGKRCEPWMVEEVVKFIAEFRGLDEGELKKQVLKNTKSLFTKINI, from the coding sequence ATGATTATAGATTCACATTCACATATACAATTTAAAACTTTTGTGGGTGATGTAGAAAATGTTATAAAAAGAACTTTGGAAAAAGGTGTTTTTATAAATACGGTTGGTACGCAAAGCAATACAAGTAAAAAAGCAGTAGAAATCGCAGAAAAATACGATGGAGTTTTTGCGACGATTGGAGTTCACCCAACCCATGTTTTTAGTACAGATGTAGAAGAGGAGGGAAGTGCTTTCAAATCTCGCGCAGAAGATTTTGATTATGAATTTTATAAAGATTTAGCAAAGTCACCAAAGGTAATTGGAATTGGTGAAACTGGAATGGATGGTTTTCATATTCCAAAAAATTTAGACAAAAAAGAAGTTTTTGCGAAACAAAAAGAAATTTTTCTAAGTCATTATAAATTGGCGCAGGAGTTAGATTTACCACTTGTAATACATGTTCGCGATGCTCACGAGGAATTGCTGAAAGTTTTGAGTGAATTACCAAAACCAATTCGTGGAGTAGTTCATTGTTTTACTTCCAATTGGGAAGATGCACAAAAATATCTTGACTTGGGATTACATTTGGGGTTTACTGGTATTGTGACATTTTCACCAAAGAAAACAGACCCGCAAACACAACTAGATTTGCTAGAGGTTGTAGAAAATTGTCCACTTGATAGAATGTTGGTGGAAACAGATGCACCGTTTTTAGCCCCACAAAAATATAGAGGGAAAAGGTGTGAGCCATGGATGGTAGAGGAAGTTGTAAAATTTATCGCAGAGTTTAGGGGTTTGGATGAAGGGGAATTGAAAAAACAAGTTTTAAAAAATACAAAAAGTTTGTTTACAAAAATAAATATTTAA